The genomic stretch ACGTCAAGGGCAAAGTGGCTACCTGAGGACAGTCAGTGAAAAAGGTAAACAGCCATTAGGCCTGCAGGCTCAATGGCGAGCAGCAGAGAGGGATCATTAATCTGACTCCCCCAGCTGCTGATGTTTGAGAGCTGCGTCCATTTACTAACATCCTGAGGAAAACAGCAGGTAGCTTGGCAACTTCAGAGAGCTCAGGTGAGAGTCAGGTGAGGACTGCCAGAAACAGAtgaattattcatgaaaaaactaCCCTGAGAGTGGGAGAGGGAGGGAGGTGCAGCGTGCTTTCAAGAGGGGTGATAAGTTTACAACCTCAGATGACCTGACTTGTGCTATCAGTTTAAATAGGTGAAGGTAATGCATGACTTTACTCACAGCTGCTGTCCTGGATTAATGGAGAACTCGTCCACCACTCGGTCGTACTCCAGCCTGAACTCCTCCAGCTCCCCTTTGTCGCCAAACGCTCCCCACTCCGTGTTCACGCACATGCGACCCTCCTCTCCCTCCACCAGCTCCACCGTTCTCATCTCCTCCATGTAGCAGGCGTTGCAGCCAGTGCCTGGGGAGTCAAAAGACGTCCTGTGAGCGTGACCTGTCGGTGCTGAGGAACCTGCACGCCGACTCGTCTGCACTGATGCTTACCAACGATCATCCCAACTTCACAGCTGCGGTCCTCATAATAGCAGGAGATCATGGTGGCAACGGTGtcattcaccatggcaaccacatCCATCTCAAAATCCTGACAACGGAGAAGCAGGATGTTTTAGTGCAGGAGTTAGCAACCTCGTTTTCAATCAAAACTTAGAAGGAGCCGTATCGTCTTACTTTACCCTTtcggaaatttggatttgcattcatgaccttctttttttttgaaataatgaatATTAATTCTGTATATTTTTGGGCACGAACAAAcgtataaaaagaacctagcatctctcaaataTGATGATTTTTTGCATGTGAAAAAAGCTATGAactgatcaaactttttactaaagttttgctttgcatataaaatctgttcattttggaggtagagttgatcaaacaagtcgtcttcaggtcaacatggatataaaaacctacatagtttatcatctatgtgcccctcagccatcaatttataaatttaactaatctaaattaaataatttagtaagccttactttaaataattgctgttattttccttttatttattttttttcctttctttgtccTCACCAGTCTTACActgttgggttttgttattttagtttgggttggATGTTGTTGGACTTGTTTTAACCTTTTAGttggtgttttaatgttttatactATAATAAACTTGAACTTGagttttacagaaaacattaataaacctAAATACCTCCTAACTGCTGCATAATACTAAATTAACTTCTAAATTAACTCCTTTCGACCTATATAGAGAGGACATTTAGGGCTTTCAGTGTTGTCAAATGTGAAAGGTGGGGCTCtgggatttgtagtttttggtcaaacgtctgcaacctgtggttttggagccacatgtggctttttgactcattttataAGTTTCTCTGGAATTCAGTAGTGAAGAAGGAGGCAAATATTTGGACTACACACCCCTCGCCTCTTGATGGCGTCCCTGAGCAATCCTACGACGTTGTTCCCTTCTGCGCCAGACGCCTTGAAGCCTTTCGTCCAGTTAAGCAGAATTCCCTGTTGAAACAAACAACATGCATGTAATAAAACTCATTTACCCGTGTAAATCAAACATGAGTTGGCATCATTTatctaaaccagaggtctgtaatctgcggctccagagctcttttatctctccataaaataataaataataaaataataataataaaataattgtatttttttaagtaaggattacAGTAGTTAgcatttattgtgtgaatgctttaaagcattcacactatagtgattctcctgctcctttctgcacatttttcagCCTGTAAAGCTCAATCAAACTTTCAGAgattcatcaatcttggtatccaAACATCCAACAGCTCATTCAggatattactgcttgtattttttgtatttattaacttaatagtttttgaaatattgagcaaaataaaaatatgcaccataggaaatgaatgtgaaagtcttcaaatttccaaatttcaagtagattagcaacaatcctttaaatatattcacgggctatgttttcatcttttatagtaatttttttttttttaatttggagtttagcaacaagctaacattttttaccaatttaatttactgaggaacttCTGGCTATTTTGATCACTAGAAAACAAgcacaaatggctcttttgctGTTAAAGTTNNNNNNNNNNNNNNNNNNNNNNNNNNNNNNNNNNNNNNNNNNNNNNNNNNNNNNNNNNNNNNNNNNNNNNNNNNNNNNNNNNNNNNNNNNNNNNNNNNNNNNNNNNNNNNNNNNNNNNNNNNNNNNNNNNNNNNNNNNNNNNNNNNNNNNNNNNNNNNNNNNNNNNNNNNNNNNNNNNNNNNNNNNNNNNNNNNNNNNNNNNNNNNNNNttttttcttttgctaatgtggcctctactgagtttgtttatgctaattttgagtttagcttctattttagaaacaggctaacttttttagTCTACTGATGGACTTgtggttattttggagtttagctagtaattaagcaaagagctaactttttggctaatttggcaaaatgcttttaaaaaatcacattttgatagttgttttttatatttttgcttttgttcatgccaaaaaatagacataatttatattttaaaaaaagaaagttatgaatgcaaatctaaatttcttaaaggctaaagtaaatccatgcggctccttctaggtttcgATCACTAGAAAACGAgcacaaatggctcttttgctGTTAAAGTTTGCCGACTCCTGATCTAAACCCACCTTGTCGATGTCCTCATGCCTGACTGGAAAGGAGAAGGTGAAACCCAGAGGGAGCTTTTTGTGCTTGATGTGGTGTTTGTCCAGAAAGTCTGACATGCACTCTGCAATGTAGTCAAAAAGCTGGAGACAGAGAGAAACAGCATTAGTTAACATTATAACCTGCAGTGACAGTCAGGCTATGAGGCAGCCGCTGACCATTTCAGCAGTTCCAGTCATTGCATCTTCAGGAATGGAGTACATTTGGTTCGTCGTCTCCACTTTAAAGCCCCGTTCTTCATCTTCTCCCACTTTGACGAGCATCACTCGGAAGTTGGTACCCCCCAGATCCAAAGCCAAGAAATCGCCCACCTCTGTCAACAGACACAGATCCACAGTTTGGTCATTTTTGCGTCATATTTGACATGAATCTATGATATTTTTCTAGAACGTACCTGATCCTTCTGGGGTGGAGCAGACATAAGTTGGAAGCATTTTGACGCTGGCCTCTTCATGGCTCTCTAAGCGCAGCCCTCTGTCCATTTCACGCTGCATCCTTCTCATGACCTCTTTAAGCTCTTCTTTGTTCAGCCTGAACTCTGACAGAATCTGCTCCACCTGAAAATGCAACATAAGATGTTCACTTGGTTATCTGTCTTGTACAAATAATAGATTTACAggaaaacatgtaagaaaaaacatttgttttcttgccagagaaatgataaaaacataaaaactgtgaGTACCGGAAAAACCTCTTTTTCTGCAACACACAGATCAAATCTCACCATGAGGAGCTCTTTCACGACAGCTTTGTAGCTGGAAGGCAGCTTCATGGTGTCGAGATGAGTGCTGACACACGGCATCTTGGTAACTAAAACGAGCTGAGCCTGATTCTAGGAGTAAAAGCTTTCCTCCGGTGTGTTTTCACAGCTGCTGATGTGAGAGTGACAGAGTGAGCCTCCCTGCTGTGTTTATAGACAGGTGAAGGGGGTGGGACCCACCGAAGACCCTCCCCCTTTGAGCCTCGACCCATCTGGTGACGAAagttcaaacacacaaatgtccACGAAGACGCATCTTGTGTGTGAGTTTATTATAGCAACAGAAAATCAATATGACCGGGTTATGACATCTTACGaaagacagttttttctttttttacgcAGGTAAGCTGatgattgtttttatgtaaagtatttttttaacaatataatTTCATATCAAAAATACTGGGTTTTTTCCAATTAAGATGttgaaacatttactgaacaatAAAGGTCATTGTTTATGGCtgttaaaagtcataaaaccatgaaagttattttatgacaaatgttaaatttaccGGTAATGttataaatacttttaaaaaatcacgTATTAATAATTGTGTTGgaattttcctcatttttatttagtcgtTTTTATCAATGGAAAtgaatgtattcatttttatgttgtttttactttaaattaatctaaatttaaacaagttttatagcttttatgtagctttggctaaaaaaaaatacaaataaaaaaataaaataactttttaaaaaatcagtatTATAAGGCATgtcagtaattaaaaaaataaaaaatgtaaaatgtcatgtattcaaaatgttacatctgcactgtttatttaagcttgttttaaataaagatctatttcatttttttgtattttattttaatgatcacacatttactatttttcttgattgtttattttattgttttatgtaaaacactttgaattgttTCTGTACATGAAACGTGctacacaaataaacttgccttgcctaaaactttgactttaatcAACTATTcccataaatgttttattgaccTGTTATCTGAACTcgtgatttttcattttgaggAATATCTGCCGTGCTGCAGCATTACACAACACAAAATTACACAGAGGCCTTTAAAATTAGAAGCATATCTAAATTTAGGAGGTTTACTGACCTCTAAAACTAATAGAGGCGTGCCAAAGGTGAAGGCTTTTCTATTCTTATCAGCTCCAGCAACGCAGCGGCGGTGGTGAGAGTTTTAAACGTCTATCTGACCAGGGTCACCACTAGAAAAAGATAAGAAACCATCTCACCCCGATGCCCTTTCTCAGAGACTTCTAAGTAGACCAAGACAGATGCTTACACAACCAGCCATAAATTCAGGCTGGGTAACTCGtttataaaattgatttatgaTCATAAAAATTATCTATACGTGGAATGTTTGTGTTATCTCTTTCAAAGAGATGAATTATGATAGCTTCTGTGAGATGTCTGCAGTTGCATTTTCTAGGAAAACTAATGGAAAATTTGGGAAATACTACAGAAATTTCAAAAcgttttggccaaaaataaactgttacAGTAGATTTTGTTTTATACAAACATTTAGCAAATGTTCTATATGAAATTAGAATCAAATTTGtgcttaaatacaatttaagctAAAGAAAAATCTTGAGTTAATCCTAATAATGGTTGTTATCatgcaatgtttgtttttaatcatgtcaaaataaaatattttattctttaaaaaacctttaaacttATCATAAAgattgaaattacattttattgccTCTGAAAGAGATAAGATAACTCAAAATCTACAGGTTGTATAATATTACAGTAATTCCAAAACAATTAAGAAACagatatttttggtatttttttaacagattccTATTTATTTGAGTAAGATGCATTAGCTCCTTGAAaacatgtatttcattttacaaaattgtgtttaaaaaataaaactaaaaacacagaatgGTTTCAAATGTGTTAAACGCTAAAATGATTTCTAAATGTTCCACTTAATTTAACCTGCTTGACTGTTTGCACAGAAAGCGACCTGATGGACTTCTCTGGTCCTGTAAACCTGAAAACAAAGCAACTATAAAATCTGATTGAGGCAAAAAAAGAATCATGATGTGAGGACCATGTGTGTGTGCTCATGGTGGCACGGATGCAAAAACATGATGAAACCACGCGCCATACGGGAACAGGTGCTCAATCCTCGTAAGTCTGttcataaaactgttttattgagCTACATGTGGCATAATATCAAGGTCCGGGACTATGAAGACTTAGAAAAACTCATATTTGTGCTTCAACTGTACAGCTTTCACTGTTAACATCTACTTTGATAGAAAAGAAgcaatatttttgtcaaattttgctTGGAATTGAGGTCTTTCTCTTCCTAAtttctcctaaaaaaacagagataTTTGCTGTAAAGCTCATAAAACATGTTGCAACGCATTCACATCATGcacattaataaattaaatattaactgCTCACAGGAGACGagccaagtttttttttttttttttttttttgaccttGGAAAAGGGGGTTCATGTCGACCAAGAgaaattttaattattgatCGGTGAGATCAGAATATTTGCACTGCTGTTTTTGGGCTCTGAGTAAAGtctggatctttttttaaaaggtttgtgtgtatttgtgtcaGAATTATGtaatagaaatgtgtttttaacacagtttggagaaataaactttcaaataaaaatgtttaaactgttttacCACTTTATAATTCTTAgttttagatagatagatagatagatagatagatagatagatagatagatagatagatagatagatagatagatagatagatagatagatgacATCACCTTGACCATTGGATCCATCAGATTCCTGTTCTGTCGACCATCAGGTCCCTTCGGTGAGCGTTTACTCACTTTTCCCAGAAGTTCGGAGTTTCCCTGCGTCTATGTTCGTCTGTTGTTTTAATTATACGTCCGTGCGTAAAGAGTATATTGTCCTTTTAGGAGTAATTTTCCCAACAATGACTAGGCCTACATTCCCAGCACTTGGCCTACATAATGCTCCGCTGTGGTTCTCTCTTACATGactgaattattttaattattttcaaattaaagtcataaactgGACGAAAAGTCACAGATTTCTCTTCATTCCTGCAGGTTTGTTTGCTGTGTAAAACCACATGGATGCATCTTCATTGCTGCACAAGTTccattcaaaaatatgtttgtctcgccaaaaaaatagttggaagcacaaaaaaaacacccgaaataataaataaaaagtggagTCTGTTAGAAAACTTTTGGATAAATCCTTGCTGCTCTCTTGCTTTAGCAGCTAAACAGCAAAAACAGgttaaatgacacaaaaaaggaGCATCCAGCAGAAAGATGAACTTCTCAGTGAAAACGCTGCTTTATCTCAACAAAACCAAAAGCAATTCCACGAAGGACAAATCATTTCCTCCCTTGGTGCGACTGGTCCAGCAGATGCGCCTTTATCATTTTGGGTTGCTTTGGAAACCTGCAAAAGGCGCACCTCTCACACGAAAAACACTTACTTACACCGAGTTAAGTGGACAGGAGGAAATTGTTAAATGGAGCAAAATTACAAGAGAAAACATCAATTGAGGGTGCCAAGTCTTTAGTGGACTAATCGACATTTTCACCTCTCACCTCAAAAAAAGGAACTTAACCCTGTCGGTTCATAATAAAATCGAATCAGTGCGGACAGCGGCCTTATCTTAAAACTGTAATGTTACAATagcatatattatatatataaaatactagaaataaatatataaataaaaataaatgtatatattacaAAACTACTACCTGTACTCCATGCTATTataacatttcagttttaagaTAAGGTTGCTGTCCACcctgatttgattttattatatatatatatatattaatcaaaaaatgtaactgGTTTCTACCACCACCTCCTATATAACAACATCAATAACACAACATATATGAAacatttgaagacattttaagTAACTCATTTAAAATTTTCACTTAACACATGAGTGATACAGCTTTCTTAGACGTGAtcaataaaaagttaaagaaaggGTTAAAGTTAAACAAACCTTTGAGtctgtattttttgtatatatatatatataattaactCTATATATAGTGTCTGTATATTATTactaaatattgtttatttatgaaatgtttaatgtaaaaattGGTTGTAACTCTAATAATTGAAAAcgtattattattacatttttaacactatatataaaaatgacGCCTTTGAAATTCTCCTCGCTCGTGACCGGAACTATGAAAACAGCATCTCCTGTTTCCCCCGACTTCCTTCACCGTAGGACCGTGTTGGGGCAGTGACGTGGTAGCTGATTACTAAAGTACAATCTGACCAGTTGACGCTAATTAGGGTGCGGTTTGGTTTTCTGAACGGTTCACGTTTCACCTAcaagcttaaattgatttgaaATAAGTAGTTTTATTCGCTATTTTGACCGGAAATAAGTCGCTCGCTGCTGATTCGCCCGGTAAGTTGTCTCGGGCCTCGACGAAACTAGTTAGCATGTTTGGCTAACTTCTGATACCGGGTTTTAGAAATGTAATCGAAAGTAAAATTGAAGTACGAATATTTGTCTTGTTTGATTTTATGTAGCATccacatgaaaatattttacaaagtgttagttttttgtgtttaccgGGTGACTTCTGTCACTCTTGAGTGAAGTTAGCGCATCTTAGCCAAGTTGTGTTGATTGGGATAATGCTGTCATCCTGCCTCACGTTTACGCCGTTGTGTCCCTCTAATCAGATCTGATCCGAcggataaaaaatgaaactctaTAGCCTGAGTGTCCTCTATAAAGGAGCGACTAAATCGAATCTGTTGAAAGCGGCCTATGATCTGTCGTCCTTCAGCTTTTTCCAGCGTTCCAGGTGAGTTTACAGTAACTGCAGTTTATTTGGACTGTACCGGAAGTCATGCACCTTCCAGCCGCAGACGTATTTTTAAGAGGTCTTCATTAACTGAAGCACCGTTTTGTTGTCATTATTAGTGTACAGGAGTTCATGACCTTTACCAGTGCCTTAATAGTTGAGCGAACATCACAAGGGACCCGTGCCTCCGTCAAAGAACAAGGTAAAACTgagctattttattttgaaggtattGAGTAATTAATTATAGcaaatttcttattttcattcaCTTGTTTAGGAAAAAGAGTCCTAAATACAGCAGTTTACTATAAATTATTTGTCCccaaagtgatttttattttccacacaCTTTCATGAAGCCTTTTTATCTAGTTAAATGCAGCAAGGATTAttgtctaaatcaggggtcaccaTCACTGTGACCGTGGGCACCAGGTCACCTCAAGGACCTCACAAGGTGCCTGCAGGTCTCTTTTAAAATTAGCACAGCTCACTTGTGACCTGcgtctaaaattacattttattctgttgatacttttttttattacaattgctttgacatagatttaaaaatcaaagaatcttaaaaatatgttcatgttacatgaactttagataagtttaggtgacctttgacatactccagttcaaagatcattgattttgtcaaaaatgctgcaaatttggtcatta from Oryzias melastigma strain HK-1 linkage group LG9, ASM292280v2, whole genome shotgun sequence encodes the following:
- the gck gene encoding hexokinase-4 encodes the protein MPCVSTHLDTMKLPSSYKAVVKELLMVEQILSEFRLNKEELKEVMRRMQREMDRGLRLESHEEASVKMLPTYVCSTPEGSEVGDFLALDLGGTNFRVMLVKVGEDEERGFKVETTNQMYSIPEDAMTGTAEMLFDYIAECMSDFLDKHHIKHKKLPLGFTFSFPVRHEDIDKGILLNWTKGFKASGAEGNNVVGLLRDAIKRRGDFEMDVVAMVNDTVATMISCYYEDRSCEVGMIVGTGCNACYMEEMRTVELVEGEEGRMCVNTEWGAFGDKGELEEFRLEYDRVVDEFSINPGQQLYEKLISGKYMGELVRLVLMKLVNENLLFNGEASEQLRMRGSFETRFVSQVESDTGDRKQIYNILSSLGVLPSELDCDIVRLVCESVSTRSAQMCGAGLAGVINRMRERRCEEALKITVGVDGSVYKLHPWFRDRFHKVVWDLSPHCEITFLQSEEGSGRGAALISAVACKMAACTTAP